Proteins from a genomic interval of Oryctolagus cuniculus chromosome 8, mOryCun1.1, whole genome shotgun sequence:
- the LOC138843360 gene encoding zinc finger protein 717-like: MVPAYIRPLQQAGPRVFQKITVRERKSEKANTLQIVYFWGWFCDIAGHCITKSDLIFKLEQGEEPWMVDERLNQSLSVVRKRDDLIRINQESQDKNLNQDFMKNNKTSALKRIELRKTLSLNSSCIPTLIIKKGTYSRLKPEECNKCQTVYPHSGPNQLQAEEKFDNTKIPGKSLQFCEPFGQHDKIHIMKQPFGPTGQATVFTRKMFCKSERVHMTENCNKSTVTFGKGTQIEKAIHENSSLNMHQQTHTRKKFYKYIRYVEPVLQQPQLAINHRLNTRGKLYRCKPCGKSLSFNSPSECNDCGKAFGQKSVLMKHQRIHTGEKPHECNDCGKAFTQKSHLINHQRIHTGEKPHECNDHGKAFGHKSDLMKHQRIHTGEKPHECNDCGKAFGQKSDLTIHQQIHTGEKPHKCNDCGKAFGRKSHLIIHQRVHTGEKPHKCNDCGKAFGQKSALLIHQRIHTGQKPKECSDCGKAFGQKSNLIMHQQIHTGEKPYECNDCGKAFGQKSNLIIHQRIHTGEKPHKCNDCGKAFGQKSNLIIHQRIHTGEKPHKCNDCGKAFRQKSALLIHQRINTGEKPHKCNDCGKAFGQKTNLISQQGIHTG; the protein is encoded by the exons atggtgccagcttaCATACGACCTCTTcaacaggcaggccccagggtttttcagaagataactgtcagagaaagaaaatctgagaaggcaaatactttacaaattgtctatttctggggctggttctgtgacaTTGCAG ggcactgcattaccaagtctgacttgatcttcaagttggagcaaggagaagAGCCATGGATGGTGGATGAACGCTTGAATCAGAGCCTTTcag tggtcaggaaaagggatgacctgattaGGATCAATCAGGAAAGtcaggacaaaaatctgaatcaggattttatgaaaaataacaagacatcagctctcaagagaattgaattaagaaaaacacttagtTTAAATTCCAGCTGTATTCCAACACTGATTATTAAAAAGGGAACCTATTCACGATTGAAGCCTGAGGAATGCAATAAATGTCAAACTGTGTATCCCCACAGTGGGCCTAATCAACTACAGGCTGAAGAGAAATTTGATAACACTAAGATACCTGGAAaatctctccagttctgtgagcccTTTGGTCAGCATGACAAGATTCACAtcatgaagcagccatttggacccACTGGACAAGCAACAGTCTTCACAAGAAAGATGTTCTGTAAATCTGAGAGGGTTCATATGACAGAAAACTGTAATAAATCAACTGTCACTTTTGGAAAAGGAACTCAAATAGAAAAAGCTATCCATGAAAATTCTAGCCTCAATATGCATCAACAaactcacacaagaaagaaattttataagtacattaGGTATGTTGAACCTGTCCTTCAACAGCCACAACTTGCAATAAATCACAGACTAAATACAAGGGGAAAACTCTATAGatgtaaaccttgtggaaaatcactcagttttaattcaccttctgaatgtaatgactgtggaaaagcctttggacaaaagtcagtccTAATgaaacatcagcgaattcacacaggggagaaacctcatgaatgtaatgactgtggaaaagcctttacacaaaagtcacacctcataaaccatcagcgaattcacacaggggagaaacctcatgaatgtaatgaccaTGGAAAAGCTTTTGGACACAAGTCAGACCTCatgaaacatcagagaattcacacaggggagaaacctcatgaatgtaatgactgtggaaaagcttttggacaAAAGTCAGACCTCACaatacaccagcaaattcacacaggggagaaacctcataaatgtaatgactgtggaaaagcctttgggcgAAAGTCccacctcatcatacaccagcgagttcacacaggggagaaacctcataaatgtaatgactgtggaaaagcttttggacaAAAGTCAGCCCTCCtcatacatcagagaattcacacagggcagaaacctaaagaatgtagtgactgtggaaaagcctttggacaaaagtcaaacctcatcatgcaccagcaaattcacacaggggagaaaccttatgaatgtaatgactgtggaaaagcctttggacaaaagtcaaacctcatcatacaccagcgaattcacacaggggagaaacctcataaatgtaatgactgtggaaaagcctttggacaaaagtcaaacctcatcatacaccagagaattcacacaggagagaaacctcataaatgtaatgactgtggaaaagcctttagacaAAAGTCAGCCCTCCTCATACATCAGCGAAttaacacaggagagaaacctcataaatgtaatgactgtggaaaagcctttggacaaaagacaAACCTCATATCACAGCAGGGAATTCACACAGGGTAG